The Rouxiella sp. WC2420 region TCCAGACACCTTTATATCAGCAAAAAATGCTCAAGCGATAATATCAATAACGCATGTTTAATTTTGCCGTGTCTCCTCATTCCTCTGACGCATGGCGGCATGCGCCTTTTTCATTTCATTATTTCAAACAGATAACCGATGCTGCAAAAGCCTGTTCATAGAATAAGCAGGCAATTAAAAAAATAATATTAGATATTTTTCAGTTATTTAATCACAACCCCAAGATAGGCGAGAGCGCTAAGACTATGACATCCTCAACTAACGCAATCCTTTTTATCAATGCCAATCTGGTCGACGGCAATGCCGATCAGCCTTTAAAAAATCATCAATTGTTGATCCGCGACGGGCGCATTGCTGCGGTCTCGGCAGACACTATCGACGCCACTGACGCAATCGTTATCGATCTGGCGGGCAAGACGCTGATGCCAGGATTAATCGACTGCCACGTGCACGTCGTCGCCAGCAGCGCCAACCTCGGCGTCAATGCCCTTTTGCCTGATTCACTGGTCACTGCTCGTGCCTCAAAACTGATGAACGAAATGCTGATGCGCGGTTTTACCACTGTCCGTGACGTCGGCGGCGCGGACTATGGCCTGAAACAGGCACAGGAAGAGGGACTGATCAATGGCCCGCGTTTGGTGGTCTGCGGCAAAGCACTGTCACAAACCGGCGGGCACACCGACTATCGCGGCCGTTTTGATCGTCGCAATGTTGATTTCTATGCCGACAAACTGGGTGCCCTGGGACGTGTCTGTAACGGCGTCGATGAAGTTCGCAGCGCCGCGCGTGAAGAGATTAAAGGCGGTGCCCAGTTCATCAAGATAATGGCAAACGGTGGCGTCTCGTCACCTAGCGATCCTATTGAATTTTTGAGCTTCTCGGTGTCTGAGCTAGAGGCCGTCGTTGAAGAAGCCAGCAACGCAAAGACCTATGTCAGCGCCCACCTTTACACCGATGAAGCCATTCGTCGCGCGGTAGATGCCGGGGTACTTTCTCTCGAACACTGCAACTTGATCACACCGGCTACCGCCGCCCACGCAGCGGCGAAAGGCGCGATGGCCTGCCCGACGCTGGTCACTTATGAAATGT contains the following coding sequences:
- a CDS encoding amidohydrolase family protein, with translation MTSSTNAILFINANLVDGNADQPLKNHQLLIRDGRIAAVSADTIDATDAIVIDLAGKTLMPGLIDCHVHVVASSANLGVNALLPDSLVTARASKLMNEMLMRGFTTVRDVGGADYGLKQAQEEGLINGPRLVVCGKALSQTGGHTDYRGRFDRRNVDFYADKLGALGRVCNGVDEVRSAAREEIKGGAQFIKIMANGGVSSPSDPIEFLSFSVSELEAVVEEASNAKTYVSAHLYTDEAIRRAVDAGVLSLEHCNLITPATAAHAAAKGAMACPTLVTYEMLKLEGAQYGLQPDSIAKIDDVRLAGLDSLKIMYEARLPMAYGSDLLGDMHVHQSEEFEIRSRVLPTQEVIRSATSLAAKLLRMEGEIGCLEVGASADLIVIDGCPLSDIRLLSGQGKHIPLIIRQGEVVKDSGLLSH